A genomic window from Gemmatimonadota bacterium includes:
- a CDS encoding NAD(P)/FAD-dependent oxidoreductase has product MASTPPQDPNAEAVSRFVEPHRPGDHTVVVGGGPAGLTAAYLLSKRGCRVTVLEGDDILGGISQTAEYNGFRFDIGGHRFFTKIEPVEQIWKEILGSEFISVPRLSRIHYDGKFFDYPLKASNALLGLGPFRAAAMFLSYLKWHFRPYPIEENFEQWVTNRFGKKLYETFFKTYTEKVWGLPCTEIRAEWAAQRIQGLSLAKAILSAASLNKRSTKIKTLINEFQYPRLGPGQMWETCAEKIREMGNEVLMEHHVAAIETTPAEDGSLRASAVRVKSPQGEMRIECDHVISSMPLRNLVWALDPRVPTDTRAAADGLRYRDFLTVALMLDKDGLFPDNWIYIHTPGVKVGRIQNFNNWSKAMVPIEGHTCLGLEYFCFEGDGLWASSDADLIELATRELAEIGVAEGATVKDGCVIRMPKAYPIYDSAYKGHVDSIRAHIDPIANLHTVGRNGMHKYNNQDHSMLTAMMAVWNMFGAEHDIWAVNTDFEYHEEQRLEDPEETAARAAGAPRARIGSLPPSGPRASTRSDGSGARLAHS; this is encoded by the coding sequence ATGGCCTCCACACCCCCCCAGGACCCGAACGCCGAGGCGGTCAGCCGCTTCGTCGAGCCCCACCGACCGGGCGACCACACCGTGGTCGTCGGAGGAGGGCCGGCCGGCCTTACCGCCGCCTACCTCCTCTCCAAGCGGGGGTGCCGCGTCACCGTCCTGGAGGGGGACGACATCCTCGGGGGCATCTCGCAGACCGCGGAGTACAACGGCTTCCGCTTCGACATCGGCGGGCACCGCTTCTTCACGAAGATCGAGCCGGTCGAGCAGATCTGGAAAGAGATCCTGGGCTCCGAGTTCATCTCCGTGCCACGGCTCTCCCGCATCCACTATGACGGGAAGTTCTTCGACTACCCGCTCAAGGCCTCCAACGCCCTCCTGGGGCTGGGGCCGTTCCGGGCGGCCGCGATGTTCCTGTCGTACCTCAAGTGGCATTTCCGGCCGTACCCGATCGAAGAGAACTTCGAGCAGTGGGTCACCAACCGGTTCGGCAAGAAGCTCTACGAGACCTTCTTCAAGACCTACACGGAGAAGGTGTGGGGCCTGCCCTGCACCGAGATCCGGGCCGAATGGGCGGCCCAGCGCATCCAGGGGCTGTCGCTCGCCAAGGCCATCCTGTCGGCGGCGTCCCTCAACAAGCGCTCGACCAAGATCAAGACGCTGATCAACGAGTTCCAGTATCCGCGTCTGGGCCCGGGGCAGATGTGGGAGACCTGCGCGGAGAAGATCCGCGAGATGGGCAACGAGGTCCTGATGGAGCACCACGTGGCGGCCATCGAGACCACACCCGCGGAGGACGGCTCGCTCCGCGCCTCGGCGGTACGCGTGAAGTCTCCCCAGGGTGAGATGCGCATCGAGTGCGATCACGTGATCAGCTCGATGCCGCTGCGCAACCTCGTCTGGGCTCTGGACCCGCGGGTCCCGACCGACACGCGCGCCGCAGCCGACGGGCTCCGCTACCGCGACTTCCTGACCGTGGCCCTGATGCTGGACAAGGACGGTCTCTTCCCGGACAACTGGATCTACATCCACACGCCGGGCGTGAAGGTCGGCCGCATCCAGAACTTCAACAACTGGAGCAAGGCCATGGTGCCCATCGAGGGGCATACCTGCCTCGGCCTCGAGTATTTCTGCTTCGAGGGCGACGGGCTGTGGGCGTCCTCGGACGCGGACCTGATCGAGCTCGCGACGCGGGAGCTGGCCGAGATCGGCGTCGCCGAGGGCGCCACGGTCAAGGACGGGTGCGTCATCCGCATGCCCAAGGCCTATCCGATCTACGATTCGGCCTACAAGGGCCACGTGGATTCCATCCGCGCCCATATCGACCCGATCGCGAACCTGCATACGGTCGGGCGCAATGGCATGCACAAGTACAACAACCAGGACCACTCCATGCTCACGGCCATGATGGCCGTGTGGAACATGTTCGGCGCGGAGCACGACATCTGGGCCGTGAACACGGACTTCGAGTACCACGAGGAGCAGCGTCTGGAGGACCCGGAGGAGACGGCGGCCCGCGCCGCCGGCGCGCCCCGGGCCCGCATCGGGTCCCTGCCCCCCTCGGGACCACGGGCGTCCACGCGCAGCGACGGCTCCGGGGCGCGCCTGGCGCACTCCTGA
- a CDS encoding Gfo/Idh/MocA family oxidoreductase, with amino-acid sequence MRFGVVGAGVIGRLRAQSVHEQPGADLVGVFDPSREAAEAAVQGTGGRVMPSLEALLAEGLDVLIVSSPVHHHEEACVLAFEAGVHVLCEKPLSNTVESCRRIVEAAEQAGRVLAVGFNHRYYPSMKFLKQAVDEGKIGQLQHVRVFGGHDGLHNFRADWQYKAPDSGGGAMMDVGIHMTDLARYVVGEITDVYGVMSNRVWKVDGSEDDAVAVFRSPEGVPVWYLATWNEWRGYGFYVEAYGDLGMVRGFYAPMQNLLITHDRPGAPRKKIKKYYPEIMVREKLKSWTSTALLSFKDELADLLRRLQGDADVALADGYAGLRAVEIAAAVRASTETRQAVQLPALGRMPAVVR; translated from the coding sequence ATGCGGTTCGGAGTGGTGGGAGCGGGCGTCATCGGTCGCCTGCGCGCGCAGTCGGTCCACGAGCAGCCCGGGGCGGACCTGGTCGGCGTGTTCGATCCCTCGCGGGAGGCCGCCGAGGCCGCGGTGCAGGGCACGGGCGGGCGCGTGATGCCCTCCCTGGAGGCGCTGCTCGCCGAGGGTCTGGACGTGCTGATCGTCTCCTCCCCGGTGCACCATCACGAAGAGGCGTGCGTGCTCGCGTTCGAGGCGGGCGTCCATGTGCTGTGCGAGAAGCCGCTCTCCAACACCGTGGAGTCCTGTCGCCGCATCGTCGAGGCCGCCGAGCAGGCGGGTCGGGTGCTCGCGGTCGGGTTCAACCATCGGTACTACCCGTCCATGAAGTTCCTCAAGCAGGCCGTCGACGAGGGGAAGATCGGCCAGCTGCAGCACGTGCGGGTGTTCGGTGGGCACGATGGCCTGCACAACTTCCGCGCCGACTGGCAGTACAAGGCTCCGGACTCGGGCGGTGGAGCCATGATGGACGTCGGGATCCACATGACGGATCTGGCCCGGTACGTGGTGGGCGAGATCACGGACGTCTACGGGGTCATGTCCAACCGGGTCTGGAAGGTGGACGGCTCGGAGGATGATGCGGTCGCTGTCTTCCGGAGCCCCGAGGGCGTGCCGGTCTGGTACCTCGCCACCTGGAACGAGTGGCGTGGCTACGGCTTCTACGTCGAGGCGTACGGCGATCTGGGCATGGTGCGTGGGTTCTACGCGCCCATGCAGAACCTGCTGATCACGCACGATCGGCCGGGGGCGCCACGGAAGAAGATCAAGAAGTACTACCCCGAGATCATGGTGCGCGAGAAGCTGAAGAGCTGGACGTCCACCGCCCTCCTGTCGTTCAAGGACGAGCTGGCGGATCTGCTGCGACGCCTGCAGGGCGACGCGGACGTGGCGCTCGCGGACGGGTATGCCGGTCTGCGGGCCGTGGAGATCGCGGCCGCCGTCCGCGCGAGCACCGAGACCCGGCAGGCGGTGCAGCTGCCGGCCCTGGGCCGTATGCCCGCGGTGGTGCGCTGA
- a CDS encoding lysylphosphatidylglycerol synthase transmembrane domain-containing protein, with protein MSGVSPAEVAAARRRGRRRLAFRVLGSVTILGALLWFLPFDELKDALGRIPPLAWAAALAVYLCLHLLGVTKWHLMVNAAGGGFRFTDAVRCYYYGLFGNTFLPSLVGGDAVRAGLALRLARGKAGLLLGSVLDRMLDVAGLATLAAVGALVIPGALGPEARTIFWWLAGLGALAGVAGVVAILLLPARRFPFRLRRILARLRGAVRELARRPVQVAAAFTLGLGLQAALVCLNAWLGHACGIDIALHAWFFAWPMAKISALIPVTQGGIGIREAALSALLAPFGVAPVLAFAAGLVFQAVILSGGLVGGLIAFLLGRRQGAAPALAGTLA; from the coding sequence GTGAGCGGCGTGAGCCCCGCGGAGGTGGCTGCCGCCCGCCGACGTGGCCGTCGCCGGCTGGCGTTCCGGGTGCTGGGGAGCGTGACGATCCTCGGCGCGCTGCTCTGGTTCCTCCCGTTCGACGAGCTCAAGGACGCGCTGGGGCGCATCCCCCCGCTCGCCTGGGCGGCGGCGTTGGCGGTCTACCTCTGCCTGCACCTCCTGGGCGTCACCAAGTGGCACCTCATGGTCAATGCGGCCGGGGGTGGGTTCCGCTTCACGGACGCCGTGCGCTGTTACTACTACGGTCTCTTCGGCAACACCTTCCTGCCCTCCCTGGTGGGCGGCGACGCCGTGCGCGCCGGATTGGCGCTCCGCCTGGCACGCGGGAAGGCGGGTCTGCTCCTGGGCAGCGTGCTGGACCGGATGCTCGACGTGGCCGGTCTCGCCACGCTCGCGGCGGTGGGCGCGCTCGTCATCCCGGGCGCGCTCGGTCCCGAGGCCCGCACGATCTTCTGGTGGCTGGCCGGGCTGGGAGCGCTTGCCGGGGTGGCGGGTGTGGTGGCGATCCTGCTCCTGCCCGCGCGTCGTTTCCCGTTCCGGCTCCGCCGCATCCTCGCCCGTCTGCGGGGGGCGGTGCGGGAGCTGGCGCGGCGGCCGGTGCAGGTGGCCGCGGCCTTCACGTTGGGGCTGGGCCTGCAAGCCGCGCTGGTGTGCCTGAACGCATGGCTGGGCCACGCCTGCGGGATCGACATCGCCCTGCACGCCTGGTTCTTCGCATGGCCCATGGCCAAGATCTCGGCCTTGATCCCGGTGACCCAGGGAGGGATCGGGATCCGTGAAGCGGCGTTGTCGGCGCTGTTGGCGCCGTTCGGCGTCGCACCCGTCCTGGCCTTCGCGGCGGGACTGGTCTTCCAGGCCGTCATCCTGAGCGGCGGGCTCGTCGGCGGGCTCATCGCATTCCTGCTGGGGCGACGCCAAGGCGCCGCTCCTGCGTTGGCGGGTACGCTCGCCTGA
- a CDS encoding FAD-dependent oxidoreductase encodes MTVPRVVILGGGPAGVGAAYQLHRSGKGQAVLFEQNDGVGGNAGSFDVDGVRVDFGSHRLHAACDPAILADIESMLGEDFGFFERHGRIRLRGRWLHFPLKPLDLFLRLDKGFALGAFRDMVTKALPGGPPEGETFASVLRANLGPTICEHFYFPYARKMWGQPPERLSGIQARKRVTAGTFKKLLKRLASPPGKGGYYYMRRGYGQISEAYADQARALGADLRLGWRVERLARNGSGWTVEASNGSERVSVEADQVWSTIPVTIVARIMDPAPPPEVLEAAGQIDYRAMVLAYLTLDVDQFTTTDAHYFPEENVCFTRLSEPKNYFRSTEPKGRTVLCAEIPCSPDDEVWGMDDEALGRRVAADMATAGLALARPPVAVRSRRLRQAYPIYPLGYEVPLGVLDQWVEGVDGLLSYGRQGLFAHDNTHHALYMAYSAVDCLRGTGFDDARWAEYREVFKTHVVED; translated from the coding sequence GTGACCGTTCCTCGTGTGGTGATCCTGGGCGGAGGCCCGGCCGGTGTCGGCGCCGCCTATCAGCTCCATCGGAGCGGGAAGGGCCAGGCCGTCCTCTTCGAACAGAACGATGGGGTCGGCGGCAACGCCGGCAGCTTCGACGTGGACGGCGTACGGGTGGACTTCGGCAGCCACCGGCTGCACGCCGCGTGCGATCCGGCCATCCTGGCGGACATCGAGTCCATGCTCGGGGAGGACTTCGGGTTCTTCGAGCGCCACGGTCGGATCCGGCTGCGGGGTCGCTGGCTCCACTTCCCGCTCAAGCCGCTGGACCTGTTCCTGCGCCTGGACAAGGGGTTCGCGCTGGGGGCCTTCCGCGACATGGTCACCAAGGCGCTCCCCGGCGGGCCGCCCGAGGGGGAGACCTTCGCCTCCGTGCTGCGGGCCAACCTGGGCCCCACCATCTGCGAGCACTTCTACTTCCCGTATGCCCGGAAGATGTGGGGGCAGCCGCCGGAGCGGCTCTCCGGCATCCAGGCGCGCAAACGGGTCACCGCCGGCACCTTCAAGAAGCTCCTGAAGCGGCTGGCCAGCCCGCCCGGGAAGGGGGGCTACTACTACATGCGGCGGGGCTACGGGCAGATCAGTGAAGCCTATGCCGACCAGGCCCGGGCCCTGGGGGCGGACCTGCGGCTCGGGTGGCGGGTGGAGCGCCTCGCCCGCAACGGGTCCGGCTGGACCGTGGAGGCCTCGAACGGGAGCGAGCGGGTGTCCGTGGAGGCCGACCAGGTCTGGTCCACCATCCCGGTGACCATCGTGGCCCGCATCATGGACCCGGCTCCCCCTCCCGAGGTCCTCGAGGCGGCGGGACAGATCGACTACCGGGCGATGGTGCTCGCGTACCTGACGCTGGACGTGGATCAGTTCACGACCACCGACGCGCACTACTTCCCGGAGGAGAACGTCTGCTTCACACGCCTCTCGGAGCCCAAGAACTACTTCCGTTCGACCGAGCCGAAGGGGCGGACCGTGCTCTGCGCGGAGATCCCCTGTTCGCCGGACGACGAGGTCTGGGGCATGGACGACGAGGCCCTGGGCCGGAGGGTGGCCGCGGACATGGCCACGGCGGGCCTCGCGCTGGCGCGTCCGCCGGTCGCGGTGCGTTCCCGTCGGCTCCGGCAGGCCTACCCCATCTATCCGCTCGGGTACGAGGTCCCGCTGGGCGTGCTGGACCAGTGGGTCGAGGGTGTGGACGGACTGCTGAGCTACGGGCGCCAGGGTCTGTTCGCGCACGACAACACGCACCATGCACTGTACATGGCGTATTCCGCCGTGGACTGCCTGCGCGGCACGGGCTTCGATGACGCCCGCTGGGCGGAGTATCGTGAGGTGTTCAAGACCCACGTCGTCGAGGACTGA
- a CDS encoding glycosyltransferase family 1 protein — translation MRIGVDATCWANARGYGRFTRELLQHLVELPSDHQFVFFLDGASDPVFHLNGPRTRRHRVRLSEAPTQAASAEGYRSPLDLLRMTRAVAREPLDVFFFPSVYTYFPLPLDLPAVTTIHDTIAERFPELTFATRRAQAFWNAKVRLAVRQSQRVLTVSDFSRRDLAPRLGIDPGRIDVTEEGAAAAYAPGAPEAVAAAAARQGLGPDDRWFTYVGGFNPHKNVEDLVRAHAAVCRATPRPPHLLLVGTVDADVFHGSVGSIRETIAREGTGAWVHWTGFLPDEELALLHTGACAVVLPSACEGFGLPAVEGAACGAPVIATTESPLPELLEGGGRFVTPGDVAGLTRALADLASDPARRDALGRVARARANALSWRRGAEQALASLERAAS, via the coding sequence GTGCGCATCGGGGTCGACGCCACCTGCTGGGCCAACGCCCGCGGGTACGGCCGCTTCACGAGGGAGCTGCTCCAGCACCTCGTCGAGCTGCCGTCGGACCACCAGTTCGTGTTCTTCCTGGACGGTGCCTCCGATCCCGTCTTCCACCTGAACGGGCCCCGCACCCGCCGTCACCGGGTGCGGCTGTCCGAGGCCCCCACGCAGGCCGCCTCGGCCGAGGGCTACCGCAGCCCTCTCGATCTGCTCCGGATGACCCGTGCCGTCGCGCGCGAGCCGCTGGACGTGTTCTTCTTTCCGTCCGTCTACACGTACTTCCCGCTGCCGCTGGATCTTCCGGCCGTCACGACCATCCACGACACGATCGCGGAGCGCTTCCCCGAGCTGACCTTCGCCACCCGTCGGGCCCAGGCCTTCTGGAATGCCAAGGTCCGACTGGCGGTCCGGCAGTCGCAGCGCGTCTTGACGGTCTCCGATTTCTCCCGCCGCGACCTCGCGCCCCGACTGGGGATCGACCCGGGCCGGATCGACGTCACGGAGGAGGGCGCGGCCGCGGCCTACGCACCCGGGGCGCCGGAGGCCGTCGCCGCCGCCGCCGCCCGTCAGGGGCTGGGCCCGGACGATCGCTGGTTCACCTACGTGGGCGGATTCAATCCCCACAAGAACGTGGAGGACCTGGTGCGCGCGCACGCTGCGGTCTGCCGCGCCACCCCGCGTCCACCCCACCTGCTCCTGGTGGGCACCGTCGACGCCGACGTCTTCCACGGTTCCGTGGGGTCCATCCGCGAAACCATCGCACGCGAGGGCACCGGGGCGTGGGTCCACTGGACCGGCTTCCTGCCGGACGAGGAGCTGGCCCTCCTGCACACCGGAGCATGCGCCGTGGTCCTGCCCTCGGCCTGCGAGGGATTCGGGCTGCCTGCGGTGGAAGGAGCGGCCTGTGGAGCACCGGTCATCGCGACCACCGAGAGCCCGCTGCCCGAGCTGCTGGAGGGCGGGGGCCGGTTCGTGACGCCTGGAGACGTCGCCGGGCTGACCCGGGCGCTCGCCGACCTGGCGTCCGACCCCGCCCGCCGCGACGCCCTGGGGCGGGTGGCCCGGGCGCGGGCGAACGCGCTGTCCTGGCGTCGCGGCGCCGAGCAGGCGCTCGCCTCGCTGGAGCGGGCGGCGTCGTGA
- a CDS encoding NAD(P)H-binding protein produces the protein MATVFVTGGTGLVGRAVLDLAARSGHTLQVLAREPGPPHPGVVWVRGALERPDTWRAALEGCEAVLHLAARTGAAPDAVYTQVNVAGTEALLGAASRVGVPRFVFVSTIAVRFAGLDRYPYARSKQIAEDRVRDSGLAWTVVRPTLVLGRGAPNLQKLAALAGLPVVPLLGGGRARLQPVDARDLAALLLDALESGPLGDVVEVGGPETLTMRALLTRIRRTTGRGGAPALPIPLGPVQAGVGLAARVLGARAPVTPAQLLSFVEDAVAEPHPWTEQRVGRLRPLDTTLTEALVA, from the coding sequence GTGGCCACCGTGTTCGTGACCGGAGGGACCGGCCTCGTGGGCCGGGCCGTCCTGGATCTGGCCGCCCGCTCGGGCCACACCCTGCAGGTGCTGGCGCGCGAGCCCGGACCCCCCCACCCCGGTGTGGTGTGGGTGCGTGGAGCGCTCGAGCGCCCCGACACGTGGAGGGCCGCTCTCGAGGGCTGCGAGGCCGTGCTGCATCTGGCCGCCCGGACGGGAGCGGCGCCCGACGCGGTCTACACACAGGTCAACGTGGCCGGCACCGAGGCCCTGCTGGGGGCCGCCTCCCGCGTCGGCGTTCCCCGGTTCGTCTTCGTCTCCACGATCGCGGTGCGCTTCGCCGGGCTGGACCGCTACCCGTATGCGCGCAGCAAGCAGATCGCGGAGGACCGGGTGCGCGACTCCGGCCTCGCGTGGACCGTGGTGCGGCCCACGCTCGTGCTGGGGCGGGGAGCGCCCAACCTGCAGAAGCTGGCGGCGCTGGCCGGCCTTCCGGTCGTCCCCCTGCTCGGTGGCGGCCGGGCCCGACTCCAGCCGGTCGACGCCCGGGATCTCGCGGCGCTTCTCCTGGACGCCCTCGAGTCGGGTCCGCTGGGCGACGTGGTGGAGGTCGGGGGGCCGGAGACGCTGACGATGCGCGCGTTGTTGACCCGGATCCGCCGGACCACGGGGCGGGGCGGGGCACCGGCACTCCCCATCCCACTGGGGCCCGTCCAGGCCGGCGTGGGCCTCGCGGCCCGGGTCCTGGGCGCGCGCGCGCCCGTGACGCCCGCCCAGCTGCTCTCGTTCGTGGAGGACGCGGTGGCCGAGCCCCATCCCTGGACCGAGCAGCGCGTGGGTCGGCTCCGCCCGCTGGACACGACCCTGACCGAGGCGCTCGTGGCGTGA
- a CDS encoding glycosyltransferase family 2 protein, with product MKLIIQIPCFNEAETLPPTLADLPKTLRGVDTIEIAIVDDGSRDETAAVARGLGVHHVVRFPKNLGLAAAFRAGLETCVRAGADIIVNTDADNQYNAEDIQALIDPILEGRAEIVVGDRRPGELAHFSWIKRRLQNFGSWVIGKASGLHTPDATSGFRAFTREAALHTIVHGGYSYTLETLIQAGSRRRAVEFVPVRVNPQTRPSRLMKSMSHYIRSSSVAIVRAYTTYRPLRVFGWLGVAFIVAGLIPGLRFLWFFFVTGERTGHIQSLILTAILVIVGFQVLLIGLLADLLSSSRKLLEELLYRIRVLEMAAPGERGPAADGLADEAP from the coding sequence ATGAAGCTGATCATCCAGATCCCGTGCTTCAACGAAGCCGAGACGCTTCCGCCCACGCTCGCCGATCTGCCGAAGACGCTGCGCGGTGTCGACACGATCGAGATCGCGATCGTCGACGACGGCAGCCGCGACGAGACGGCCGCCGTGGCGCGGGGGTTGGGCGTCCACCACGTGGTGCGCTTTCCCAAGAACCTCGGGCTGGCGGCGGCCTTCCGGGCGGGCCTGGAGACCTGCGTGCGTGCCGGCGCCGACATCATCGTCAACACCGACGCGGACAACCAGTACAACGCCGAGGATATCCAGGCGCTGATCGATCCCATCCTCGAAGGACGCGCCGAGATCGTGGTGGGTGACCGCCGCCCCGGAGAGCTGGCGCACTTCTCCTGGATCAAGCGTCGCCTCCAGAACTTCGGGAGCTGGGTGATCGGCAAGGCGTCCGGACTGCACACGCCCGACGCCACGAGCGGCTTCCGCGCCTTCACGCGTGAGGCCGCCCTGCACACCATCGTGCACGGCGGCTACTCCTACACGTTGGAGACGCTCATCCAGGCCGGGTCGCGCCGGCGGGCGGTCGAGTTCGTTCCCGTCCGCGTGAATCCGCAGACCCGCCCCTCGCGGCTCATGAAGTCCATGAGCCACTACATCCGGTCCTCCTCGGTGGCGATCGTACGGGCGTACACCACGTACCGTCCCCTCCGCGTCTTCGGGTGGCTGGGCGTGGCGTTCATCGTGGCGGGACTGATCCCCGGGCTGCGCTTCCTCTGGTTCTTCTTCGTCACGGGAGAGCGCACGGGGCACATCCAGTCGCTCATCCTCACGGCGATCCTGGTGATCGTGGGCTTCCAGGTGTTGCTCATCGGGCTGCTGGCGGATCTGCTCAGCTCGAGCCGCAAGCTCCTGGAGGAGCTGCTCTACCGGATCCGCGTGCTGGAGATGGCCGCGCCCGGTGAACGCGGCCCCGCCGCCGACGGCCTGGCGGACGAGGCCCCGTGA
- a CDS encoding glycosyltransferase family 2 protein, with amino-acid sequence MSADIQTTRIRAASHREQADRRVLSVVVPVFNEEAVLPAFFPRVTEALAPLEHWDLELVFVDDGSSDATFDLLQDLARRDGRVKVLRFSRNFGHQIAITAGVDHASGDAVAVIDADLQDPPEVLVEMVARLEEGYDVVYGQRVDRKGETRLKLWTAAVFYRLLKRLVKIEIPVDVGDFRLMSRRAVLELRTMREKDRFVRGLVSWVGFRQIGVPYRREARFAGATKYPVGKMLKFALDGITSFSTVPLKLATWLGYAASAFAFLYLASVFVQKAFGVTVEGWATIMVAMLFMGGVQLICLGILGEYIGRIFNEIKPRPMYVVAERLNLEPGSAPARPQPHVVG; translated from the coding sequence ATGAGTGCCGACATCCAGACCACGAGGATCCGGGCCGCATCCCATCGGGAGCAGGCCGACCGCCGCGTCCTGTCGGTGGTCGTGCCGGTCTTCAACGAGGAGGCCGTGCTGCCGGCGTTCTTCCCACGCGTCACGGAAGCGCTGGCTCCCCTCGAGCACTGGGATCTCGAGCTCGTGTTCGTGGACGATGGCAGCAGCGACGCGACCTTCGACCTCCTCCAGGACCTGGCGCGCCGCGATGGACGGGTGAAGGTCCTCCGCTTCTCCCGGAACTTCGGTCATCAGATCGCCATCACCGCTGGCGTGGACCATGCCAGCGGCGACGCGGTCGCGGTCATCGACGCGGATCTCCAGGATCCGCCCGAAGTGCTCGTGGAGATGGTGGCGCGGCTGGAGGAAGGCTACGACGTGGTCTACGGCCAGCGCGTCGACCGCAAAGGGGAGACCCGCCTGAAGCTGTGGACCGCGGCCGTGTTCTACCGGCTGCTCAAGCGCCTGGTCAAGATCGAGATCCCGGTCGACGTGGGGGACTTCCGGCTGATGAGCCGTCGGGCGGTGCTCGAGCTTCGCACCATGCGCGAGAAGGACCGCTTCGTGCGGGGCCTCGTGAGCTGGGTCGGCTTCCGCCAGATCGGGGTGCCGTATCGCCGGGAGGCCCGGTTCGCCGGGGCCACCAAGTATCCCGTCGGCAAGATGCTCAAGTTCGCGTTGGACGGCATCACGTCGTTCTCCACCGTGCCGCTCAAGCTCGCCACCTGGCTGGGGTATGCGGCCTCCGCCTTCGCGTTCCTCTACCTGGCCAGCGTCTTCGTGCAGAAGGCCTTCGGCGTGACGGTGGAGGGTTGGGCCACCATCATGGTCGCCATGCTCTTCATGGGCGGCGTGCAGCTGATCTGTCTCGGGATCCTGGGCGAGTACATCGGCCGCATCTTCAACGAGATCAAACCGCGGCCCATGTACGTCGTGGCCGAGCGTCTGAACCTGGAGCCCGGGTCCGCACCGGCACGCCCCCAGCCCCACGTGGTCGGCTGA
- a CDS encoding GMC oxidoreductase, whose protein sequence is MSDVIVVGSGPSGVHFARTLLERGVRVTLVDVGHPAPAPVAPELGLVELKEQLPDPAGYFLGAGLEGVVLPDDDSEFYGFPPGKDYIFRRPPGLEVESRGFDALFSYAQGGLAETWTAGCYPLNAAELSDFPFAVSALESAYDEVAQRIGVSGDVDDLSRFFPVHGHLQDPLPLDEHSERLLRAYDRKRERLNRMGCWVGRTRVATLSRAHAGRPACSRLGRCLWGCPTGALYTPSATLAECRRYGSFTYRGGVRVDAIELDGRRPRALVGVELATGAPVRIPADRVALAAGALSSARIFLRSIQARDGRAPALGGLMDNRQVLVPFMSPAMLGKAYEPRTYQYHLLGMGLTAADPRHYVHCQITTLKTALLHPVAQQLPVGLASGLRIVNLLHAALGVVNVNFHDTRRPENRVRLGDIDESGQPVLQIEYRPPTGEAERMERAVGRVRKALRALGCFAPRRQVHVRPMGASVHYAGLLPMTREEAPWTSTPDGRSRDIENLYLVDGIGFPFLPAKNGTFTLMANAVRVARDAFRD, encoded by the coding sequence ATGAGCGACGTGATCGTGGTGGGCTCCGGGCCGAGCGGCGTCCATTTTGCGCGTACGCTCCTGGAGCGCGGCGTGCGCGTCACGCTTGTGGACGTGGGCCACCCGGCCCCGGCGCCGGTCGCGCCCGAGCTCGGGCTCGTGGAGTTGAAGGAGCAGCTACCGGATCCGGCCGGCTACTTCCTGGGAGCGGGTCTCGAGGGCGTCGTGCTTCCCGACGACGACAGCGAGTTCTATGGATTCCCTCCGGGGAAGGACTACATCTTCCGCCGCCCCCCCGGCCTGGAGGTGGAGAGCCGCGGCTTCGATGCGCTCTTCTCGTACGCGCAGGGGGGGTTGGCCGAGACGTGGACGGCCGGCTGCTACCCGCTCAACGCGGCGGAGCTCTCCGACTTCCCCTTCGCGGTCTCCGCGCTCGAGTCCGCATACGACGAGGTGGCCCAACGCATCGGAGTCAGCGGGGACGTCGACGACCTCTCACGCTTCTTTCCCGTGCACGGCCACCTCCAGGACCCCCTGCCGCTGGACGAGCACTCGGAGCGCTTGCTGCGCGCCTACGACCGCAAGCGGGAACGGTTGAACCGGATGGGATGCTGGGTGGGGCGCACGCGGGTCGCGACGCTGAGTCGGGCGCACGCGGGCCGGCCCGCCTGCTCCCGTCTGGGTCGGTGTCTGTGGGGGTGTCCGACGGGTGCGCTGTACACGCCTTCGGCCACGTTGGCCGAGTGCCGGCGCTATGGGAGCTTCACCTACCGGGGTGGCGTGCGGGTGGACGCCATCGAGCTGGACGGCCGCCGGCCCCGTGCCCTCGTGGGTGTCGAGCTGGCCACGGGAGCCCCGGTCCGGATCCCGGCCGACCGGGTGGCCCTGGCCGCAGGAGCGCTGTCGAGCGCCCGCATCTTCCTGCGGTCCATCCAGGCCCGCGACGGGCGGGCTCCGGCCCTCGGCGGTCTCATGGACAACCGGCAGGTCCTGGTCCCGTTCATGAGCCCCGCCATGCTGGGCAAGGCGTACGAGCCGCGGACCTACCAGTACCATCTGCTGGGCATGGGTCTGACGGCCGCCGATCCGCGGCACTACGTGCACTGTCAGATCACCACGCTGAAGACGGCGCTGCTCCACCCGGTGGCCCAGCAGCTCCCGGTGGGCCTGGCCAGCGGCCTGCGCATCGTCAACCTGCTGCACGCGGCGCTCGGGGTGGTCAACGTCAACTTCCACGACACCCGCCGTCCGGAGAATCGCGTCCGGCTGGGGGACATCGACGAGAGCGGACAGCCGGTGCTGCAGATCGAGTATCGTCCGCCGACCGGGGAGGCGGAGCGCATGGAACGGGCGGTGGGGCGCGTCCGCAAAGCGCTACGCGCGCTGGGCTGCTTCGCACCGCGGCGCCAGGTCCACGTGCGCCCGATGGGAGCGAGCGTGCACTATGCCGGTCTGCTTCCGATGACGCGGGAGGAGGCGCCGTGGACCAGCACGCCCGACGGACGCAGCCGCGACATCGAGAACCTCTATCTGGTCGACGGGATCGGCTTCCCGTTCCTTCCGGCGAAGAACGGAACGTTCACCCTCATGGCCAACGCGGTCCGGGTCGCGCGGGACGCCTTCCGCGACTGA